A region of Leucoraja erinacea ecotype New England unplaced genomic scaffold, Leri_hhj_1 Leri_86S, whole genome shotgun sequence DNA encodes the following proteins:
- the LOC129694951 gene encoding probable G-protein coupled receptor 139, with translation MAVSDWQRIRTLSNVKYYFNYSITVIGLLSNLVAIIVIGRGKCGLSRCITHYLVAMAAADLLAVFCNVAIFYLYAVIFRYTHTIACTLQYVMAYVSLDCSVWLTVAFTFDRFVAICCQDFKTRYCTVRIARVAIATVYVVSFIRNIPYYFAFYSYYPTMPIGCMEKPEYFTHPGWIAFAWINNILTPLLPFFVIVLLNILTVRSIVVASRARRKLRAHASGEKQEDPEMESRKKSIILLFCVSGSFILLWLTDVITFIYTHIANIHYVPDWSHPLTMATEAGNMLKILSSCTNSFIYVVTQSKVRDELKNAISCSANYELN, from the exons ATGGCGGTTAGTGACTGGCAACGGATACGTACACTTTCAAATGTCAAATATTACTTTAATTACAGCATTACAGTAATCGGACTGCTCA GTAATTTAGTGGCGATTATCGTTATTGGACGAGGAAAGTGCGGGCTGTCTCGATGCATCACCCACTATCTGGTGGCGATGGCGGCAGCAGATCTATTGGCCGTCTTCTGCAACGTGGCGATATTTTACCTTTACGCTGTGATTTTTCGGTACACTCACACTATTGCATGCACCCTACAATACGTGATGGCCTATGTGTCCCTGGACTGCTCAGTCTGGTTAACTGTCGCTTTTACATTTGATCGCtttgtggccatttgttgccaggACTTTAAGACCAGGTACTGCACGGTTAGAATCGCCAGGGTGGCGATAGCAACAGTGTATGTGGTGAGTTTCATACGGAACATCCCCTACTACTTTGCGTTTTATTCTTATTATCCAACAATGCCCATTGGATGCATGGAAAAGCCGGAATATTTTACCCACCCTGGGTGGATTGCTTTCGCTTGGATAAACAACATTTTAACCCCTCTGCTCCCGTTTTTCGTTATTGTTTTGCTTAATATCCTGACGGTCAGATCGATCGTGGTGGCGAGCCGAGCCCGCAGGAAGCTCCGCGCTCACGCCAGTGGCGAAAAACAGGAGGACCCGGAAATGGAGAGTCGAAAGAAATCGATCATTTTACTCTTCTGTGTGTCCGGCagtttcatcctcctgtggctgacggACGTGATTACCTTTATTTATACGCATATTGCCAACATACACTATGTCCCAGATTGGTCTCATCCTTTGACGATGGCAACTGAAGCCGGGAACATGCTTAAAATTCTGAGCTCGTGCACGAACTCGTTTATTTATGTGGTGACCCAGTCTAAGGTCAGAGACGAACTGAAGAATGCAATCAG CTGCAGCGCCAATTACGAGCTGAATTAG